In a genomic window of Streptomyces koelreuteriae:
- the ftsE gene encoding cell division ATP-binding protein FtsE, with amino-acid sequence MIRFDNVSKVYPKQTRPALRDVSLEVEKGEFVFLVGSSGSGKSTFLRLILREERCSHGQVHVLGKDLARLSNWKVPQMRRQLGTVFQDFRLLPNKTVGENVAFAQEVIGKSRGEIRKSVPQVLDLVGLGGKDDRMPGELSGGEQQRVAIARAFVNRPKLLIADEPTGNLDPQTSVGIMKLLDRINRTGTTVVMATHDQNIVDQMRKRVIELEKGRLVRDQARGVYGYQH; translated from the coding sequence GTGATCCGATTCGACAACGTCTCCAAGGTCTACCCCAAGCAGACCCGCCCCGCCCTCAGGGATGTCTCCCTGGAGGTCGAGAAGGGCGAGTTCGTCTTCCTCGTGGGGTCCTCCGGCTCCGGAAAGTCCACCTTCCTGCGGCTGATCCTCCGCGAGGAGCGGTGCAGCCACGGACAGGTGCACGTCCTGGGGAAGGACCTCGCACGCCTCTCCAACTGGAAGGTGCCGCAGATGCGGCGCCAGCTGGGGACCGTCTTCCAGGACTTCCGCCTGCTGCCGAACAAGACGGTCGGCGAGAACGTCGCCTTCGCCCAGGAGGTCATCGGCAAGTCGCGCGGCGAGATCCGCAAGTCCGTCCCGCAGGTGCTCGACCTCGTCGGGCTCGGCGGCAAGGACGACCGGATGCCCGGCGAGCTGTCCGGTGGTGAGCAGCAGCGCGTCGCCATCGCGCGGGCCTTCGTCAACCGGCCCAAGCTCCTCATCGCCGACGAGCCCACCGGCAACCTCGACCCGCAGACCTCCGTCGGCATCATGAAGCTGCTCGACCGCATCAACCGGACGGGCACCACCGTGGTGATGGCCACGCACGACCAGAACATCGTCGACCAGATGCGCAAGCGCGTCATCGAACTGGAGAAGGGCCGCCTCGTCCGCGACCAGGCCCGCGGTGTCTACGGCTACCAGCACTGA
- the ftsX gene encoding permease-like cell division protein FtsX, translating into MRAQFVLSEIGVGLRRNLTMTFAVVVSVALSLALFGGSLLMSDQVNTMKGYWYDKVNVSVFLCNKSDAESDPNCAKGAVTDDQKKQINSDLDKMGVVEKVTYESQDQAYKHYKEQFGDSPLASSLTPDQMQESYRIKLKDPQKYQVIATAFNGRDGVQSVQDQKGILDNLFKLLNGMNWAARAVMALMLVVALMLIVNTVRVSAFSRRRETGIMRLVGASGFYIQAPFIMEAAVAGLIGGTLACGFLLIARYFLIDHGLALADQLTLINFIGWDAVLTKLPLILATSLLMPALAAFFALRKYLKV; encoded by the coding sequence ATGCGCGCCCAGTTCGTCCTGTCGGAGATCGGCGTCGGTCTCCGCCGCAACCTGACGATGACCTTCGCGGTCGTCGTCTCCGTCGCCCTGTCGCTCGCCCTGTTCGGCGGGTCGCTCCTGATGAGCGACCAGGTCAACACCATGAAGGGCTACTGGTACGACAAGGTCAACGTCTCGGTCTTCCTCTGCAACAAGAGCGACGCCGAGTCCGACCCCAACTGCGCCAAGGGCGCGGTCACCGACGACCAGAAGAAGCAGATCAACTCCGACCTCGACAAGATGGGCGTGGTCGAGAAGGTCACGTACGAGTCGCAGGACCAGGCGTACAAGCACTACAAGGAGCAGTTCGGCGACTCCCCGCTGGCCAGCTCCCTCACGCCGGACCAGATGCAGGAGTCCTACCGCATCAAGCTGAAGGACCCGCAGAAGTACCAGGTCATCGCCACCGCCTTCAACGGCCGGGACGGTGTGCAGTCCGTGCAGGACCAGAAGGGCATCCTGGACAACCTCTTCAAGCTGCTGAACGGCATGAACTGGGCCGCCCGCGCGGTGATGGCGCTGATGCTGGTCGTCGCGCTGATGCTGATCGTCAACACCGTGCGCGTCTCGGCGTTCAGCCGCCGGCGTGAGACGGGGATCATGCGGCTGGTCGGTGCCTCCGGCTTCTACATCCAGGCGCCGTTCATCATGGAGGCCGCCGTCGCCGGACTCATCGGCGGCACCCTCGCGTGCGGCTTCCTGCTGATCGCCCGGTACTTCCTCATCGACCACGGACTGGCCCTGGCCGACCAGCTCACACTGATCAACTTCATCGGCTGGGACGCGGTCCTGACCAAGCTGCCGCTCATCCTCGCCACGAGCCTGCTGATGCCCGCGTTGGCCGCGTTCTTCGCGCTGCGCAAGTACTTGAAGGTGTGA
- a CDS encoding S41 family peptidase yields the protein MSGRDPFCQPRRIRRGAALTLLFTSVLVAGAATGSLPQADRKSAPDEARSATPAGRHADVARAAEEAMADGKSPMEAAKRAVSRSGDRWGAVYSEGEYEEFEESLDGQYTGVGLWARSERDGRIEVTKVRSGSPAAGAGIRPGDLLRSVDGEKTDGRPVTEVVSLLRGDAGGATAGTTVRLGLERGTRAWSETLRRARLSTDPVSVREAAGSVTVIRVDTFTKGSGERVREAVRRAPRGAGIVLDLRANSGGLVTEAVTAASAFLDGGLVATYDVDGEQRALHADPGGDTTRPLVALVDGGTMSAAELLTGAVQDRGRALVVGSRTFGKGSVQMPSRLPDGSVAELTVGHYRTPSGRGVDGRGITPDLEVEDGAERRAETVLTGLGPPS from the coding sequence ATGTCAGGTCGTGACCCGTTCTGTCAGCCCCGCCGCATCCGCCGCGGGGCCGCCCTGACCTTGCTCTTCACGAGCGTGCTCGTCGCCGGCGCGGCCACCGGGTCCCTTCCGCAGGCCGACCGGAAGTCCGCTCCGGACGAGGCCCGTTCGGCCACCCCGGCCGGGCGCCACGCCGATGTCGCCAGGGCCGCCGAGGAGGCCATGGCCGACGGCAAGTCCCCGATGGAGGCCGCGAAGCGCGCGGTCAGCCGCAGCGGGGACCGCTGGGGCGCCGTCTACTCCGAGGGCGAGTACGAGGAGTTCGAGGAGTCCCTCGACGGCCAGTACACCGGCGTCGGCCTGTGGGCCCGCAGCGAGCGGGACGGCCGTATTGAGGTGACGAAGGTGCGCTCCGGCTCGCCCGCCGCCGGCGCCGGGATCCGCCCCGGGGACCTGCTGCGCAGCGTCGACGGCGAGAAGACCGACGGGCGGCCCGTCACCGAGGTCGTCTCCTTACTGCGCGGGGATGCGGGCGGTGCCACCGCCGGCACCACCGTCCGCCTCGGCCTGGAGCGCGGCACGCGCGCGTGGAGCGAGACCCTGCGCCGGGCCCGGCTGTCCACGGACCCGGTCAGCGTCCGGGAAGCCGCCGGTTCGGTCACCGTCATCAGGGTCGACACCTTCACCAAGGGCTCCGGCGAGCGGGTCCGCGAAGCCGTCCGGCGGGCCCCGCGCGGCGCCGGCATCGTCCTCGACCTGAGAGCCAACTCCGGCGGCCTGGTCACCGAGGCCGTCACCGCCGCCTCCGCCTTCCTCGACGGCGGCCTGGTCGCCACCTACGACGTCGACGGCGAACAGCGCGCCCTGCACGCCGACCCCGGCGGCGACACCACGAGACCCCTGGTCGCGCTCGTCGACGGCGGGACGATGAGCGCGGCCGAGCTTCTCACCGGTGCCGTGCAGGACCGCGGCCGCGCCCTCGTCGTGGGCTCCCGCACCTTCGGCAAGGGCTCGGTCCAGATGCCGAGCAGGCTGCCCGACGGCTCCGTGGCGGAGCTCACCGTCGGTCACTACCGCACCCCCTCCGGCCGGGGGGTCGACGGCCGGGGCATCACACCGGACCTGGAGGTCGAGGACGGTGCCGAGAGGCGGGCCGAGACAGTATTGACTGGCCTCGGACCCCCCTCGTAG
- the smpB gene encoding SsrA-binding protein SmpB yields MAKEKVKRKAAKAAEKAPARKMVAQNKKARHDYHIIDTYECGLVLMGTEVKSLRMGRASLVDGFVHIDHGEAWLHNIHVPEYVQGTWTNHSATRKRKLLLHRAEIDKLESKSQETGHTIVPLALYFKDSRVKVEIALAKGKKEYDKRQTLKEKQDLRETNRAVADAKRRQRGA; encoded by the coding sequence ATGGCGAAGGAAAAGGTAAAACGCAAGGCCGCGAAGGCTGCCGAGAAGGCACCCGCCCGGAAGATGGTCGCGCAGAACAAGAAGGCGCGGCACGACTACCACATCATCGACACGTACGAGTGCGGCCTGGTCCTGATGGGGACCGAGGTCAAGTCGCTGCGGATGGGCCGGGCCTCCCTGGTGGACGGCTTCGTGCACATCGACCACGGCGAGGCATGGCTGCACAACATCCACGTCCCCGAGTACGTGCAGGGCACCTGGACCAACCACTCCGCCACTCGCAAGCGCAAGCTGCTGCTGCACCGGGCGGAGATCGACAAGCTGGAGTCCAAGTCCCAGGAGACGGGGCACACGATCGTGCCGCTGGCCCTGTACTTCAAGGACAGCCGGGTCAAGGTCGAGATCGCGCTCGCGAAGGGCAAGAAGGAGTACGACAAGCGGCAGACCCTCAAGGAGAAGCAGGACCTGCGGGAGACGAACCGCGCGGTCGCGGACGCCAAGCGGCGCCAGCGCGGCGCCTAG
- the yicI gene encoding alpha-xylosidase produces MKFTDGYWLLREGVTAAYPAEVLDVTESDGALEFHAPTRPIRSRGDLMTGPVLTLRAHTPMADVIGLTLTHFTGGQPRGPEFELTDSHPTARIAYDDEHTTLASGDLSVRVARGGPWHVEFAAGGRALTGSGHQSMGIMRDATGAHHLREQLVLQVGTSVYGLGERFGPLVKNGQVVDIWQADGGTCSEQAYKNVPFYLTDAGYGVFVDHPGQVSFEVASEVVSRVQFSAETQELTYYVIYGPTPKDILRKYTALTGRPALPPAWSFGLWLSTSFTTSYDEETVTSFIEGMRERELPLSVFHFDCFWMREYQWCDFRWDPRVFPDPEGMLARLKARDLRVSVWINPYIAQRSPLFAEGRALGHLLRRPDGSVWQWDMWQPGMALVDFTSPAARDWYAAKLEALLAQGVDCFKTDFGERVPLDVAWSDGSDPERMHNYYTYLYNRTVFEVLRKHRGEEEAVLFARSATTGSQQFPVHWGGDCEATYESMAESLRGGLSLGLSGFGFWSHDIGGFEGTPTPALFKRWLAFGLLSSHSRLHGSSSYRVPWLFDEESVEVARHFTRLKLRLMPYLYEAARTAHTEGVPVMRAMVLEFPDDPGCAHLERQYMLGPDLLVAPVFSDEGDVTYYVPEGTWTHFLTGETVTGPRWVRERHGFRSVPLLVRPGAVIPVGAVDDRPDYDHAAGVTLRAYGLQDGDRVTVPVGDVTFTVVREGGTLRASCSDPAIPWTLADAGGHDVRP; encoded by the coding sequence ATGAAGTTCACCGACGGCTACTGGCTTCTGCGCGAGGGCGTCACCGCGGCCTACCCGGCCGAGGTCCTCGACGTCACCGAGTCGGACGGCGCGCTGGAGTTCCACGCGCCGACCCGGCCCATCCGCTCCCGCGGCGACCTGATGACGGGCCCCGTCCTGACACTGCGCGCCCACACCCCCATGGCCGACGTCATCGGCCTGACACTGACGCACTTCACGGGCGGGCAGCCCCGGGGCCCGGAGTTCGAACTCACCGACTCCCACCCGACCGCGCGGATCGCGTACGACGACGAGCACACGACCCTGGCCTCGGGCGACCTGTCGGTCCGGGTGGCCCGCGGCGGCCCCTGGCACGTCGAGTTCGCCGCGGGCGGCCGGGCGCTGACCGGCAGCGGTCACCAGAGCATGGGCATCATGCGGGACGCGACCGGCGCCCACCACCTGCGCGAACAGCTAGTGCTCCAGGTCGGCACCTCCGTCTACGGCCTCGGTGAGCGCTTCGGCCCGCTGGTGAAGAACGGGCAGGTCGTCGACATCTGGCAGGCCGACGGCGGCACGTGCAGCGAACAGGCCTACAAGAACGTGCCCTTCTACCTCACGGACGCGGGCTACGGCGTCTTCGTCGACCACCCGGGCCAGGTCTCCTTCGAGGTCGCCTCGGAGGTCGTGTCCCGGGTGCAGTTCAGCGCGGAGACCCAGGAGCTGACGTACTACGTCATCTACGGCCCGACCCCGAAGGACATCCTGCGCAAGTACACGGCCCTGACCGGCCGCCCGGCGCTGCCGCCCGCCTGGTCGTTCGGCCTGTGGCTTTCGACGTCCTTCACCACCTCGTACGACGAGGAGACGGTGACGTCCTTCATCGAGGGCATGAGGGAGCGTGAGCTCCCGCTCTCCGTCTTCCACTTCGACTGCTTCTGGATGCGCGAGTACCAGTGGTGCGACTTCCGGTGGGATCCGCGGGTCTTCCCGGACCCGGAGGGCATGCTGGCCCGGCTCAAGGCCCGTGACCTGCGCGTCAGCGTCTGGATCAACCCGTACATCGCGCAGCGCTCCCCGCTGTTCGCCGAGGGCAGGGCGCTCGGGCATCTGCTGAGGCGCCCGGACGGCAGCGTCTGGCAGTGGGACATGTGGCAGCCCGGCATGGCCCTGGTCGATTTCACGAGCCCAGCCGCCCGCGACTGGTACGCCGCCAAGCTGGAGGCGCTGCTCGCGCAGGGCGTCGACTGCTTCAAGACGGACTTCGGCGAGCGCGTGCCGCTCGATGTGGCCTGGTCCGACGGCTCCGACCCGGAGCGGATGCACAACTACTACACGTACCTCTACAACCGCACGGTCTTCGAGGTACTGCGCAAGCACCGCGGCGAGGAGGAGGCCGTTCTCTTCGCCCGCTCGGCGACGACGGGCAGCCAGCAGTTCCCGGTGCACTGGGGCGGCGACTGCGAGGCGACCTACGAGTCGATGGCCGAGTCCCTGCGCGGCGGCCTGTCCCTCGGTCTGTCGGGCTTCGGCTTCTGGAGCCATGACATCGGCGGCTTCGAGGGCACGCCGACCCCGGCCCTGTTCAAGCGCTGGCTGGCCTTCGGCCTGCTCTCCTCGCACAGCCGGCTGCACGGCTCCTCGTCGTACCGCGTGCCCTGGCTGTTCGACGAGGAGTCCGTGGAGGTCGCGCGCCACTTCACCCGGCTGAAACTGCGCCTCATGCCCTATCTGTACGAGGCGGCCCGGACCGCCCACACCGAGGGTGTGCCGGTGATGCGGGCGATGGTGCTGGAGTTCCCGGACGACCCGGGGTGCGCGCATCTGGAGCGGCAGTACATGCTCGGCCCGGACCTGCTGGTCGCGCCGGTGTTCAGCGACGAGGGCGACGTCACCTACTACGTCCCCGAGGGCACCTGGACCCACTTCCTGACCGGGGAGACGGTGACCGGCCCGCGCTGGGTGCGCGAGCGGCACGGCTTCAGAAGCGTGCCGCTGCTGGTCCGGCCCGGGGCCGTGATCCCGGTGGGCGCGGTGGACGACCGCCCGGACTACGACCATGCCGCCGGGGTGACCCTGCGGGCGTACGGCCTCCAGGACGGCGACCGCGTGACGGTGCCGGTCGGGGACGTGACCTTCACCGTCGTACGCGAAGGGGGCACCCTGCGGGCGTCGTGCAGCGACCCGGCGATCCCCTGGACTCTCGCCGACGCCGGCGGCCACGACGTCCGGCCATGA